Proteins from one Toxotes jaculatrix isolate fToxJac2 chromosome 13, fToxJac2.pri, whole genome shotgun sequence genomic window:
- the pkib gene encoding cAMP-dependent protein kinase inhibitor beta — translation MTEVEPVLDFASSGRSGRRNALPDILGSPAGVNPGDLPLKLAELSLKDGPGGAQSPTAEEPPPPPESSEGKEGS, via the exons ATGACGGAAGTAGAGCCAGTGTTGGACTTTGCCTCCTCGGGTCGCTCGGGAAGGCGAAACGCCCTGCCTGACATCCTGGGCTCTCCGGCAGGTGTAAACCCCGGGGACCTGCCTCTTAAACTAGCTGAGCTGTCCCTCAAAG ATGGTCCAGGAGGGGCCCAGTCACCCACGGCGGAGGAGCCTCCACCGCCGCCGGAGAGCTCAGAGGGGAAAGAGGGATCGTAG